One genomic window of Paramormyrops kingsleyae isolate MSU_618 chromosome 22, PKINGS_0.4, whole genome shotgun sequence includes the following:
- the LOC111843233 gene encoding adhesion G protein-coupled receptor E3-like → MSSWCLPLWLGCLLQLQDGHCNAEDPCLQYTLVSDSWRNKDFTSSTLAKYKCDDGLSNKWLRFVGIAGDIIVQSSVPENRSGTQCSIYMNFTHPDIVYETLTGSAYCRWKGNAHYVHFIGVMETACSGGFYVYKLPKIPCLQGLNTGISLMHSSCWGEDPCGPNATCLTSGGCVCNSGFNRQDNTDPTPESYGCIDIDECTEEPGICGTNAMCTNTIGNYTCSCETGFPSTGTVWDIGTVCIDMQQKINSLIAQESQNVMTTLSNIMEDLENSPDLIIPETVAVNILTTLVNFAGRLVNITVQEGAVDIGSLLLKIYEKFLSFCVGNPQSNYTASVVAPQFEISMMTVGPGSSWRLGAAPVLSARNNTMKINISSIAEKNNGSAGAVLMSVSGMDRLLNGSFATSGTKIYSDVSIALVPRANASRLPESVNFTFQHKQEPPKDGRLTCVYWEDRGGVQQWSTEGCVTLSSVSSHTACSCSHLSTFAVILQTGQVQGGVDEDDPVLTWLSPICMGVGLVFLSLAVLSFLFCSWNPKVNNTARLHLSLNLLLAHLLFSLGINRTQNRLVCAVIAGLLHYAFVSSFVWMFLEALQLFLLVRGLNKVQVIQREGLKAQYLLLIGYGTPLIVVGVSAGLFPSGYGSADMCWLSKEHGFLWSFLGPMCMIICINCVLFGIMLWNLRLTLANMKSSVSQAKDTRLIIFKILAQCIILGASWLLGFWKNSLFAQYLFVILSSQQGTFIFIVHCLFNREVREEYVRWFSLLCRVGWSTQSRRPSVCEDTLDERAEPSEE, encoded by the exons ATGAGTTCCTGGTGTCTCCCTCTGTGGCTGG GCTGCCTGCTTCAGCTTCAAGATGGCCACTGCAATG CAGAAGACCCCTGCCTTCAGTACACATTGGTTAGTGACTCCTGGCGGAACAAGGACTTCACCTCATCCACCCTTGCCAAGTACAAGTGCGACGACGGCCTCTCCAACAAGTGGCTGCGCTTTGTGGGGATCGCAGGTGACATCATAGTGCAGAGCAGCGTCCCGGAGAATCGCAGCGGCACCCAGTGCTCCATCTACATGAACTTCACTCATCCCGACATTGTGTATGAAACCCTGACAGGCAGTGCTTACTGCCGGTGGAAAGGAAATGCACATTATGTGCATTTCATTGGTGTTATGGAGACGGCCTGCTCAGGAGGCTTCTACGTCTACAAGCTGCCGAAGATACCCTGCTTACAGGGTCTGAACACTGGCATCTCTCTCA TGCACAGCTCGTGCTGGGGGGAGGACCCCTGTGGCCCCAACGCCACGTGCCTGACCTCCGGAGGCTGTGTTTGCAACAGTGGGTTCAACCGCCAGGACAACACCGATCCCACTCCGGAGTCCTACGGCTGTATAG ACATCGACGAGTGTACCGAAGAGCCAGGTATCTGTGGCACCAACGCTATGTGTACGAACACCATCGGAAACTACACCTGCTCCTGTGAGACAGGCTTCCCCTCTACTGGAACGGTGTGGGATATTGGGACTGTATGCATTG ACATGCAACAgaaaattaattcattaatcgCTCAAGAG TCCCAAAACGTGATGACCACTCTCAGCAATATCATGGAGGACTTGGAGAACAGCCCAGACCTGATTATCCCTGAAACA GTTGCCGTAAACATCCTGACGACACTGGTCAACTTTGCAGGCAGGCTAGTGAATATCACCGTGCAGGAAGGCGCTGTGGACATTGGCAGCCTTCTGCTGAAGATTTATGAAAAGTTCCTCTCGTTCTGCGTGGGAAACCCTCAAAGCAACTACACAGCGAGCGTGGTGGCGCCCCAGTTCG AGATTTCCATGATGACCGTTGGACCTGGGTCAAGCTGGCGTCTGGGTGCAGCCCCTGTTCTAAGTGCCAGGAACAACACGAtgaaaatcaatatttcaagTATAGCCGAGAAGAACAATG GGTCGGCGGGGGCCGTGCTGATGTCAGTCAGCGGAATGGACAGACTCTTAAATGGCTCTTTCGCTACGAGTGGCACCAAGATCTACTCTGATGTCAGCATCGCCCTCGTCCCACGGGCGAACGCCAGCAGACTTCCTGAGTCTGTCAACTTCACATTTCAGCACAAGCAG GAGCCTCCTAAGGATGGCAGGCTGACCTGTGTCTACTGGGAGGACCGTGGGGGGGTGCAGCAGTGGTCCACAGAGGGCTGCGTGACGCTCAGCTCTGTCAGCAGCCACActgcctgcagctgcagccACCTCTCCACCTTTGCTGTCATCCTGCAGACAGGACAGGTTCAG GGGGGCGTAGATGAAGATGACCCTGTGCTGACCTGGCTGAGCCCGATCTGCATGGGTGTGGGCTTGGTCTTCCTGAGCCTTGCGGTTCTCAGCTTCCTCTTCTGCAGCTGGAACCCCAAGGTGAACAACACGGCGCGCCTTCACCTCAGCTTGAACCTCCTCCTGGCACACCTGCTCTTCTCGCTGGGCATAAACCGCACGCAGAACCGG CTCGTGTGTGCTGTCATCGCTGGGCTGCTGCACTATGCCTTTGTGTCCAGCTTCGTATGGATGTTCCTGGAGGCACTGCAGCTCTTCCTATTGGTCAGGGGCCTAAACAAGGTGCAGGTCATCCAAAGGGAGGGGCTAAAGGCCCAGTACCTCCTGCTGATTGGCTACGGGACTCCCTTAATAGTGGTAGGCGTGTCAGCAGGATTATTTCCATCTGGATACGGTAGTGCGGATAT GTGCTGGCTGAGTAAGGAACACGGATTTTTATGGAGCTTTTTGGGTCCCATGTGCATGATAATCTGT ATTAACTGTGTGTTGTTTGGAATCATGCTCTGGAATCTCCGTCTTACTTTGGCCAATATgaagagcagtgtttcccaggcCAAGGACACTAG ACTGATCATTTTCAAAATCCTCGCCCAGTGCATCATATTGGGCGCTTCCTGGCTACTGGGCTTTTGGAAGAATAGCCTCTTCGCACAGTACCTCTTTGTCATCCTCAGCTCGCAACAGGGAACCTTCATCTTCATCGTCCACTGTTTGTTCAACAGAGAG GTGCGTGAGGAGTATGTGAGGTGGTTTTCCCTTCTGTGTAGAGTGGGGTGGTCTACTCAGAGCCGACGCCCGTCGGTGTGCGAAGACACGCTTGATGAG AGGGCAGAACCATCCGAggaatga
- the gtf2f1 gene encoding general transcription factor IIF subunit 1 isoform X1, with protein MTSLGSSSSSSMEYIVRVPKNTNKRYNIMAFNAGDKVNCSTWAQARMERDMSNRRMYGEEEVVEGAAGSEFGKKQREEARRKKFGIVTREFRVEDQPWILKVNGKAGRRFKGQKKGGVTENASYYIFTQCPDGAFEAFPVSAWYNFTPLAKHRTLTAEEAEEEWGRRNKVVNHFSIMLQRRLREQERGDDDEEEGEKAGKKKKKKGDKGGDLRIHDLEDDLEMSSDDSDSSVGEDGESKPKAKKEAAKKGKGGKKKKKKKGSDSEAMEDSDDGDFEGLEVDYMSDDSSSDEDEPEKVKPNKGEDVPKGIDEASESEEESEEEKQNEEEGKDEEDEEGKKTPVQQEKKKRRDSSEESESSEDSDIEGRADSALFMVKKRTPPKRGGGRGSGGSSRTGSRPGTPSIDTASTSSTLRAAATKLEQGKRQTAPPSSDTPPAKRLKMASNPQSPAEKSVQQAASGKSTPSSSDVQLTEEAVRRYLIRKPMTTKDLLKKFQTKRTGLSSEQTVNVLAQILKRLNPERKNINDKMHFYLTE; from the exons ATGACTTCACTG GGCAGTAGTAGTTCCTCCTCGATGGAGTACATTGTCCGGGTTCCTAA AAACACCAATAAGAGATACAACATCATGGCTTTTAATGCTGGAGACAAGGTGAACTGCTCCACCTGGGCCCAG GCCCGGATGGAGCGGGACATGAGCAACAGGCGGATGTACGGCGAGGAGGAAGTGGTGGAGGGTGCGGCTGGCAGCGAGTTCGGGAAGAAGCAGCGGGAGGAAGCCCGGCGCAAGAAGTTTGGCATCGTCACCCGGGAGTTTCGGGTGGAGGACCAGCCCTGGATCCTAAAGGTCAACGGCAAGGCGGGGAGGAG GTTCAAGGGCCAGAAGAAGGGCGGTGTGACGGAGAACGCATCCTATTACATCTTCACACAGTGTCCCGACGGAGCCTTCGAGGCTTTTCCTGTGAGCGCCTGGTACAACTTCACCCCATTGGCCAAGCACCGCACCCTCACCGCGGAGGAGGCCGAGGAGGAGTGGGGCAG GAGGAACAAGGTGGTCAATCACTTCAGCATCATGCTGCAGAGGCGGCTGCGTGAGCAGGAGCGTGGCGATGATGACGAGGAGGAAGGAGAAAAGGCtggcaagaagaagaagaagaagggggacaaaggaggagaCCTGCGGATCCATGACCTGGAGGACGATCTGGAGATGAGCAGTGATGACAGTGACAGCAGCGTGGGAGAGG ATGGGGAGAGTAAGCCAAAGGCCAAGAAGGAGGCGGCTAAGAAGGGAAAGGgggggaagaagaagaagaagaaaaagggaAGCGACAGCGAGGCCATGGAGGACAGCGACGACGGCGACTTTGAGGGTCTCGAGGTGGACTACATGTCAGATGACAGCAG CTCCGACGAGGACGAGCCGGAGAAGGTGAAACCCAACAAAGGGGAGGATGTCCCTAAAG GGATCGACGAGGCCTCCGAGAGTGAGGAGGAGAGCGAGGAGGAGAAGCAGAACGAGGAAGAGGGGAAGGatgaggaggacgaggagggcAAGAAGACCCCGGTGCAGCAAGAGAAGAAGAAGCGGAGAG ACAGCAGCGAGGAGTCGGAGAGCTCTGAGGACAGCGACATCGAGGGCAGGGCCGACTCGGCCCTCTTCATGGTG AAAAAGAGGACCCCACCCAAGCGGGGGGGCGGCCGGGGGTCCGGGGGCAGCTCCAGGACAGGCAGCCGGCCTGGGACCCCGTCCATCGACACGGCGTCCACGTCCAGCACGCTCCGCGCTGCCGCCACCAAGTTAGAgcaag GCAAACGGCAGACGGCGCCCCCTAGTTCTGACACCCCGCCAGCCAAGAGGCTGAAGATGGCCTCGAACCCCCAGAGCCCTGCGGAGAAGAGCGTCCAGCAGGCAGCGTCTGGGAAGTCCACGCCCAGCTCGAG TGACGTGCAGCTGACGGAAGAGGCCGTACGCCGTTACCTCATCCGCAAGCCCATGACCACCAAGGACCTGCTGAAGAAGTTCCAGACCAAGCGCACTGGGCTCAGCAGCGAGCAGACGGTCAACGTGCTGGCCCAGATCCTGAAGAGGCTCAACCCCGAGAGGAAGAACATCAATGACAAGATGCACTTCTACCTCACCGagtaa
- the gtf2f1 gene encoding general transcription factor IIF subunit 1 isoform X2, giving the protein MTSLGSSSSSSMEYIVRVPKNTNKRYNIMAFNAGDKVNCSTWAQARMERDMSNRRMYGEEEVVEGAAGSEFGKKQREEARRKKFGIVTREFRVEDQPWILKVNGKAGRRFKGQKKGGVTENASYYIFTQCPDGAFEAFPVSAWYNFTPLAKHRTLTAEEAEEEWGRRNKVVNHFSIMLQRRLREQERGDDDEEEGEKAGKKKKKKGDKGGDLRIHDLEDDLEMSSDDSDSSVGEDGESKPKAKKEAAKKGKGGKKKKKKKGSDSEAMEDSDDGDFEGLEVDYMSDDSSSDEDEPEKVKPNKGEDVPKGIDEASESEEESEEEKQNEEEGKDEEDEEGKKTPVQQEKKKRRDSSEESESSEDSDIEGRADSALFMKKRTPPKRGGGRGSGGSSRTGSRPGTPSIDTASTSSTLRAAATKLEQGKRQTAPPSSDTPPAKRLKMASNPQSPAEKSVQQAASGKSTPSSSDVQLTEEAVRRYLIRKPMTTKDLLKKFQTKRTGLSSEQTVNVLAQILKRLNPERKNINDKMHFYLTE; this is encoded by the exons ATGACTTCACTG GGCAGTAGTAGTTCCTCCTCGATGGAGTACATTGTCCGGGTTCCTAA AAACACCAATAAGAGATACAACATCATGGCTTTTAATGCTGGAGACAAGGTGAACTGCTCCACCTGGGCCCAG GCCCGGATGGAGCGGGACATGAGCAACAGGCGGATGTACGGCGAGGAGGAAGTGGTGGAGGGTGCGGCTGGCAGCGAGTTCGGGAAGAAGCAGCGGGAGGAAGCCCGGCGCAAGAAGTTTGGCATCGTCACCCGGGAGTTTCGGGTGGAGGACCAGCCCTGGATCCTAAAGGTCAACGGCAAGGCGGGGAGGAG GTTCAAGGGCCAGAAGAAGGGCGGTGTGACGGAGAACGCATCCTATTACATCTTCACACAGTGTCCCGACGGAGCCTTCGAGGCTTTTCCTGTGAGCGCCTGGTACAACTTCACCCCATTGGCCAAGCACCGCACCCTCACCGCGGAGGAGGCCGAGGAGGAGTGGGGCAG GAGGAACAAGGTGGTCAATCACTTCAGCATCATGCTGCAGAGGCGGCTGCGTGAGCAGGAGCGTGGCGATGATGACGAGGAGGAAGGAGAAAAGGCtggcaagaagaagaagaagaagggggacaaaggaggagaCCTGCGGATCCATGACCTGGAGGACGATCTGGAGATGAGCAGTGATGACAGTGACAGCAGCGTGGGAGAGG ATGGGGAGAGTAAGCCAAAGGCCAAGAAGGAGGCGGCTAAGAAGGGAAAGGgggggaagaagaagaagaagaaaaagggaAGCGACAGCGAGGCCATGGAGGACAGCGACGACGGCGACTTTGAGGGTCTCGAGGTGGACTACATGTCAGATGACAGCAG CTCCGACGAGGACGAGCCGGAGAAGGTGAAACCCAACAAAGGGGAGGATGTCCCTAAAG GGATCGACGAGGCCTCCGAGAGTGAGGAGGAGAGCGAGGAGGAGAAGCAGAACGAGGAAGAGGGGAAGGatgaggaggacgaggagggcAAGAAGACCCCGGTGCAGCAAGAGAAGAAGAAGCGGAGAG ACAGCAGCGAGGAGTCGGAGAGCTCTGAGGACAGCGACATCGAGGGCAGGGCCGACTCGGCCCTCTTCATG AAAAAGAGGACCCCACCCAAGCGGGGGGGCGGCCGGGGGTCCGGGGGCAGCTCCAGGACAGGCAGCCGGCCTGGGACCCCGTCCATCGACACGGCGTCCACGTCCAGCACGCTCCGCGCTGCCGCCACCAAGTTAGAgcaag GCAAACGGCAGACGGCGCCCCCTAGTTCTGACACCCCGCCAGCCAAGAGGCTGAAGATGGCCTCGAACCCCCAGAGCCCTGCGGAGAAGAGCGTCCAGCAGGCAGCGTCTGGGAAGTCCACGCCCAGCTCGAG TGACGTGCAGCTGACGGAAGAGGCCGTACGCCGTTACCTCATCCGCAAGCCCATGACCACCAAGGACCTGCTGAAGAAGTTCCAGACCAAGCGCACTGGGCTCAGCAGCGAGCAGACGGTCAACGTGCTGGCCCAGATCCTGAAGAGGCTCAACCCCGAGAGGAAGAACATCAATGACAAGATGCACTTCTACCTCACCGagtaa